The proteins below come from a single Eptesicus fuscus isolate TK198812 chromosome 5, DD_ASM_mEF_20220401, whole genome shotgun sequence genomic window:
- the TOMM20L gene encoding TOMM20-like protein 1, with translation MPCIRTLLGLLAALASCGAVAFLGYCVYFDWKRRGDPAFKRRLRDKRRAQPPKADGPGAQLWDPARNEKLQELFLQEVRMGELWLSRGEHRMGVEHLSNALSMCGQPRELLKVFKHTLPPKVFEMLLHKIPLICQQFEADMNEQEYLEDDPD, from the exons ATGCCCTGCATCCGcaccctcctgggcctcctggcgGCCCTGGCGTCCTGTGGCGCCGTCGCCTTCCTGGGCTACTGTGTTTACTTCGACTGGAAGCGGCGCGGCGACCCCGCCTTCAAGCGCCGCCTGCGGGACA AGAGAAGAGCCCAGCCTCCCAAGGCTGATGGACCCGGCGCCCAG CTGTGGGATCCAGCAAGGAATGAAAAGTTGCAAGAACTTTTTCTGCAAGAAGTACGAATGGGAGAGCTTTGGCTGTCTAGAG GAGAGCACAGAATGGGGGTTGAACATCTCAGCAATGCCCTTTCAATGTGTGGGCAACCACGGGAACTTCTGAAGGTTTTTAAACACACACTCCCTCCCAAGGTATTTGAGATGCTGTTACACAAAATTCCCCTTATTTGCCAG CAATTTGAGGCAGACATGAATGAACAGGAATACTTGGAAGATGATCCTGATTGA